The following are encoded together in the Pleurocapsa sp. FMAR1 genome:
- a CDS encoding VOC family protein produces the protein MKKLHLAISTNDIKATIKDYSKRLSAKPCLVISGEYALWRTETLNVSIRQDSSCQPGELRHLGWEDSTALSMSVETDVNGIVWENFTASQQAEEINEIWSKANYQPES, from the coding sequence ATGAAAAAGCTGCATTTAGCAATTTCCACTAACGACATTAAAGCAACTATTAAAGACTATAGTAAACGATTATCAGCAAAACCCTGCTTAGTCATTTCAGGCGAATATGCTCTGTGGCGAACAGAAACGCTCAATGTTTCTATTAGACAAGATTCATCTTGCCAACCAGGAGAATTAAGACATTTGGGATGGGAAGATTCTACTGCTTTAAGTATGTCTGTTGAAACCGACGTTAACGGTATTGTTTGGGAAAATTTTACCGCTAGTCAACAGGCAGAAGAAATTAACGAAATATGGTCAAAAGCTAATTATCAACCAGAATCTTGA
- a CDS encoding alpha/beta hydrolase, translating to MFQKFRLAKYTLLLAMSATSFAIAITTTLAIKSPAISAERIDFNYSLLGFKIQVEDLEAFAKHGKISSSLNFYLKRISPKQTERLQKLLRQTYNVNQVLVYRYSRTDSGVKILQRIGEIIKLPGDINGFYGLRAAVVQSAGSAKGVNLVDFLKRFPTDIKLDLAELLKLVKQVSNAEDDTQEFIASLDQGKTSGENNIKNIPDFSKPGQFQVTKQTLDFYDPKRDRNLVTDLYLPAVNSKSTPVIVVSNGLGAKRARFQDLAGHLASYGFAVVIPDHPGSDRQRQLDFVRGLYKENFDATEYIDRPLDISYILDQLAKINPKQLNNSLNLEQVGIFGYSIGGTTALSLAGAEIDFPQLEHDCAQQLDLLNISVLYQCRALDMPRKKQSLKDDRIKAAYMFVPFGNSLFNKQKLKEISIPMMWQVVDRDFLTSLLNEQVPLFKSLENSSRHLVISERLPHSNVTLANEQQHSQAKAFNVAKTYQNILSLVFFQNYIAQDRKYSPYLSAEYIKAIAQKPYSLHILAK from the coding sequence ATGTTTCAAAAATTTAGACTAGCTAAATATACTCTGTTATTAGCGATGTCTGCGACTAGCTTCGCGATCGCAATTACCACTACACTAGCAATTAAATCTCCCGCCATCTCAGCAGAAAGAATAGATTTTAACTATAGTTTGCTCGGTTTTAAGATCCAGGTCGAGGACTTAGAAGCCTTTGCCAAACATGGAAAAATCAGCAGTAGTCTCAATTTTTATCTTAAGCGTATCTCACCGAAGCAAACTGAGAGATTACAAAAGCTTTTGCGCCAAACTTATAATGTCAATCAAGTATTGGTCTATCGCTACTCCCGTACTGACTCTGGCGTTAAAATATTACAGCGCATCGGTGAGATAATTAAACTACCTGGAGACATCAATGGTTTTTATGGGTTGCGGGCTGCGGTGGTACAAAGTGCGGGATCTGCTAAAGGGGTTAACTTAGTTGATTTTTTAAAACGTTTCCCTACAGATATCAAGCTAGATCTGGCTGAATTACTCAAGCTGGTTAAGCAAGTATCCAATGCCGAAGATGATACTCAAGAGTTTATTGCCAGCTTAGACCAGGGGAAAACTTCAGGCGAGAATAATATTAAAAATATTCCAGACTTTTCTAAGCCAGGTCAATTTCAAGTAACCAAACAAACATTAGACTTTTATGACCCTAAACGCGATCGCAATTTAGTTACCGATCTTTATTTACCAGCAGTCAATAGCAAATCTACCCCTGTAATAGTAGTTTCTAACGGCTTGGGTGCAAAACGCGCTCGCTTTCAAGATTTGGCAGGTCATTTGGCTTCCTATGGCTTTGCGGTGGTTATTCCCGATCATCCTGGGAGCGATCGTCAACGACAATTAGACTTTGTTAGAGGTTTATACAAAGAGAATTTTGATGCCACAGAATATATAGATCGTCCCTTGGATATTAGCTATATTTTGGATCAATTAGCAAAAATTAATCCAAAACAGTTAAATAATAGTCTTAATCTAGAGCAAGTTGGTATTTTTGGCTATTCTATCGGCGGGACGACGGCTCTTTCTTTGGCAGGGGCTGAGATTGATTTTCCCCAATTAGAACATGATTGCGCTCAACAGCTTGATTTACTCAATATTTCTGTTTTATACCAGTGTCGTGCTTTAGATATGCCGAGAAAAAAGCAGTCTCTAAAAGATGATCGTATCAAGGCTGCATATATGTTTGTTCCGTTTGGCAATAGTCTTTTTAATAAACAGAAGCTTAAAGAAATATCAATCCCAATGATGTGGCAGGTTGTGGATCGAGATTTTCTAACTTCGCTGCTAAATGAACAGGTGCCTTTATTTAAATCTTTAGAGAATAGCAGCCGCCATTTGGTAATTTCCGAAAGACTACCCCATTCTAATGTCACCTTAGCAAACGAGCAGCAACATTCGCAAGCAAAGGCTTTTAATGTGGCAAAAACTTATCAAAACATTCTCTCGTTGGTTTTCTTTCAGAATTATATTGCCCAAGATCGAAAATATAGCCCTTATTTGAGCGCAGAATATATTAAAGCGATCGCTCAAAAACCTTATAGTCTGCATATTTTAGCCAAATAA
- the lipA gene encoding lipoyl synthase: protein MINKSQQINSTKNNWHTESTSLPSWLKRPIGKASELSTVQRIIKQRNIHTICEEARCPNRGECYANQTATFLLMGQTCTRACAFCQVEKGHAPMTLDPDEPQKVADAVSLLSLRYVVLTSVARDDLDDGGAEWFVKVMTAIRLVNPQTQIEVLTPDFWSGKSAESSQKNRVATVVAAKPACYNHNLETVARLQAPVRRGARYDRSLNVLRYVKELDSTIPTKSGLMLGLGETEAEIVQTLKDLRAIKCDRLTIGQYMRPSLAHLPVEKYWTPDEFTRLGEIAQELGFSHVRSAPLVRSSYHAGEE, encoded by the coding sequence ATGATAAACAAATCTCAACAAATAAATTCAACTAAAAATAATTGGCATACTGAATCAACTAGTTTACCTAGTTGGCTAAAAAGACCAATTGGCAAGGCGAGTGAGCTTTCTACAGTACAACGAATTATCAAACAAAGAAATATTCACACTATTTGTGAGGAGGCTCGATGTCCCAATCGGGGTGAATGTTACGCTAATCAGACAGCGACTTTTTTGCTGATGGGACAAACCTGTACCCGCGCCTGTGCTTTTTGCCAAGTAGAAAAAGGTCATGCGCCGATGACACTAGACCCTGATGAACCTCAAAAAGTGGCTGATGCGGTTAGTTTATTGAGTTTACGCTATGTTGTGCTTACTTCTGTAGCTAGGGATGACTTAGACGATGGGGGTGCAGAGTGGTTTGTCAAGGTGATGACGGCAATTCGTTTGGTTAATCCCCAGACGCAGATAGAAGTTTTGACGCCTGATTTTTGGAGTGGTAAATCAGCCGAAAGTAGCCAAAAGAATAGAGTTGCTACTGTAGTGGCAGCAAAACCAGCCTGTTACAATCACAATTTAGAGACTGTGGCTCGTTTGCAAGCACCAGTCAGAAGAGGGGCAAGATACGATCGCTCGTTGAATGTTTTGCGTTACGTTAAAGAACTAGATTCTACTATTCCTACTAAATCTGGCTTGATGTTGGGTTTGGGCGAAACAGAAGCTGAAATAGTTCAAACCCTCAAAGATTTACGGGCAATAAAATGCGATCGCCTGACTATCGGTCAGTATATGCGCCCTTCCCTGGCTCATTTGCCCGTGGAAAAATATTGGACTCCTGATGAGTTTACTCGCCTCGGAGAAATTGCCCAAGAGTTAGGCTTTTCTCATGTTCGCTCTGCGCCTTTAGTGCGGAGTTCATATCATGCAGGAGAGGAATAA
- the priA gene encoding primosomal protein N', which produces MSTAIYNNLSELNYEDLSRSKSVTPLAVAEPQESYRVNNQQWVEVLVDCPGIQGLYTYSIPDDLLVYSGDIVSVPFGMQITGGIAIRLLTSPPQNFDVNKIRPLDDVVISGFFANTYWQLLSRIADYYCADLMSAIRVALPPGLLGRSQRRIRLNTETIPPGAEAFCSLIAGNILRLLQNQKEGNYSVNYLRNQIKGASRGIRELSKRGWIENYLEPPKRAKPKLKTAVTLAAASFLNDLTARQKEILQVLKNRGGELWLKELIQLCHTTSATIKKLETKGYVILSEREILRKEQGVVQVEDRPKELNKAQADALAVINAQVNYAKILLHGITGSGKTEVYLQAIAPILAQRKSALVLVPEIGLTPQLTDRFRARFGEQVCVYHSKLSEGERYDTWRQTIQGEPQVVIGTRSAIFAPLPNLGLIVLDEEHDSSFKQDRPIPTYHARTVAQWRAELENCPLVLGSATPSLESLVAVKNDVGAVREQPLQEIAGKPDLKSTNKTFYLSLPERIGSRPLPQVEIVDLREELSRGNRSIFSLSLQNAIADMQSQKQQGILFIPRRGHSTFVSCRSCGYVMECPDCDVSLSYHYSHEGAAKLLRCHYCNHTRLQPDICPECSSPYLKFFGSGTQKVTQELAKLFPELRCIRFDSDTTRNKGAHRQLIDRFIHKEADILIGTQMLTKGLDIAGVTVVGIVAADGLLHRSDYRAAERAFQTLTQVAGRAGRGDIPGKVIVQTYSPEHPVIQAVKTHDYNNFSQIELSQREELNYPPYGNLILIKLSSIDPREVEQAAGTLCDRLIDILNSEYDILGPAPASVMRVARRYRWQILLKFPPAEKANLPDLNNLRSHIPQSVSMTIDVDPINMD; this is translated from the coding sequence ATGTCAACTGCTATTTATAACAATTTGTCTGAGCTAAATTACGAAGACTTATCTCGCTCAAAATCAGTTACTCCTTTAGCTGTAGCCGAACCTCAAGAGAGCTATAGAGTCAACAATCAGCAGTGGGTTGAAGTTTTAGTTGATTGTCCTGGAATACAAGGACTATATACCTACAGCATTCCTGATGATTTGCTAGTGTATTCAGGAGATATTGTCAGCGTACCTTTTGGAATGCAGATAACTGGAGGGATTGCGATTCGTTTGTTGACCTCACCTCCTCAAAACTTTGACGTTAATAAGATTCGTCCCCTTGATGACGTGGTTATATCGGGTTTTTTTGCCAATACGTATTGGCAGTTGTTGAGTCGAATTGCCGACTATTACTGTGCCGATTTGATGAGCGCAATTCGCGTCGCACTTCCCCCTGGTTTGTTAGGGCGATCGCAAAGAAGAATTAGATTAAATACTGAGACTATTCCTCCTGGTGCAGAAGCATTTTGTAGCCTAATTGCAGGCAATATTTTACGACTGCTGCAAAATCAAAAAGAAGGCAACTATAGCGTTAACTATCTGAGAAATCAGATCAAAGGAGCAAGTCGGGGAATCCGCGAACTAAGCAAACGAGGCTGGATTGAAAACTATCTCGAACCACCAAAACGAGCCAAGCCAAAATTAAAAACTGCCGTTACCTTAGCAGCAGCAAGCTTTTTAAATGATTTGACGGCTAGACAGAAAGAAATATTACAGGTACTCAAAAATCGAGGTGGTGAACTGTGGCTAAAAGAATTGATTCAGCTATGTCACACTACATCGGCGACGATTAAAAAACTGGAAACAAAAGGCTACGTGATTCTCTCTGAGAGGGAAATTCTGCGTAAAGAGCAAGGAGTTGTTCAGGTAGAAGATCGACCCAAAGAACTCAATAAAGCTCAAGCAGATGCTCTAGCCGTAATTAATGCTCAGGTTAATTATGCCAAGATTCTTTTACACGGGATAACAGGTTCGGGCAAAACTGAAGTATATCTTCAGGCGATCGCACCAATTTTGGCACAGAGAAAATCCGCTTTAGTTTTAGTCCCTGAAATTGGCTTAACTCCCCAACTAACAGATCGCTTCCGCGCTCGTTTTGGGGAACAAGTATGTGTATATCATAGTAAGCTTTCTGAGGGTGAACGTTACGACACCTGGCGACAAACAATCCAGGGAGAACCCCAAGTAGTTATTGGCACGAGATCGGCTATCTTTGCACCCTTGCCCAATCTGGGCTTAATTGTTTTAGATGAAGAACATGACTCTAGTTTTAAGCAAGATCGCCCTATACCTACCTATCACGCCCGTACAGTGGCACAGTGGCGAGCAGAATTAGAAAATTGTCCTCTAGTTTTAGGTTCAGCTACCCCGTCTTTAGAAAGTTTGGTAGCAGTAAAAAATGATGTAGGGGCTGTTCGCGAACAGCCCTTACAGGAAATTGCGGGAAAACCAGATCTCAAATCAACAAACAAAACATTTTATCTATCCTTACCTGAAAGAATTGGTTCCCGCCCTTTACCCCAGGTAGAAATAGTCGATCTACGAGAGGAATTGAGTCGAGGCAACCGCTCAATCTTTAGCTTGTCTCTGCAAAATGCGATCGCCGATATGCAGTCACAAAAACAACAGGGTATTTTATTTATCCCTAGACGGGGACACAGTACCTTTGTCTCCTGTCGCAGTTGTGGCTACGTGATGGAATGTCCTGACTGTGATGTGTCTCTTTCCTATCACTATAGCCATGAAGGCGCAGCAAAACTATTACGCTGTCACTATTGTAATCACACTCGTTTGCAGCCTGATATCTGTCCTGAATGTAGTTCTCCCTATCTCAAGTTTTTCGGCAGTGGTACACAGAAAGTCACTCAGGAGTTAGCAAAACTGTTTCCTGAACTTAGATGTATTCGCTTTGATAGCGACACCACCAGAAATAAAGGGGCGCATCGCCAGTTAATCGATCGCTTTATCCACAAAGAGGCTGATATTTTAATCGGTACTCAAATGCTGACTAAGGGATTAGATATTGCAGGAGTGACGGTAGTGGGTATTGTTGCAGCCGATGGTTTACTGCATCGTAGTGATTATCGGGCAGCAGAAAGAGCATTTCAGACCTTAACCCAGGTAGCAGGAAGGGCAGGCAGAGGAGATATTCCAGGCAAAGTAATTGTGCAGACCTACTCCCCAGAACACCCTGTAATTCAAGCAGTCAAAACCCATGACTATAATAACTTTAGCCAAATAGAATTAAGCCAGAGAGAAGAATTAAACTATCCTCCCTACGGTAATCTAATTTTAATTAAGCTCAGTAGCATCGATCCTAGAGAAGTAGAACAGGCTGCTGGAACTCTTTGCGATCGCCTGATCGACATTCTCAACTCAGAATATGATATCTTAGGCCCTGCACCCGCTAGTGTTATGCGAGTTGCCCGCCGTTATCGTTGGCAAATTTTACTCAAGTTTCCCCCAGCCGAGAAAGCTAATTTACCAGATTTAAATAACTTGCGATCGCATATTCCCCAATCTGTCAGCATGACCATTGATGTCGATCCGATCAATATGGACTAG
- a CDS encoding response regulator, with translation MSTHKILVIDDSKVIRMRVKDMLPEGNFDIIEAKDGLEGFNLIRTENPNLIMLDFLLPKMSGWEVYQQIQKEQKFRSIPLVLMSGRKEEVTDKITEPFEYFSFVEKPFDREQLVDAIRDAMLKAKRQPQGTAEISQPPSSFTTADTSALTSEIELLKLKIAKLEKESEQMKKQFNQLVGFIKQKLR, from the coding sequence GTGTCAACCCACAAAATTCTAGTTATTGATGACAGTAAAGTCATCAGGATGCGAGTTAAAGATATGTTGCCAGAAGGCAACTTTGATATCATCGAAGCCAAAGATGGTTTAGAAGGATTCAATCTAATTAGAACAGAAAATCCCAATTTGATTATGCTGGATTTTTTACTGCCAAAAATGAGCGGCTGGGAAGTGTATCAACAGATCCAGAAAGAACAAAAGTTTCGCTCGATCCCTCTAGTGTTGATGTCTGGTCGCAAGGAAGAGGTTACAGACAAGATTACTGAGCCTTTTGAGTACTTTTCTTTTGTGGAAAAGCCTTTTGATCGCGAGCAACTAGTAGATGCGATTCGAGATGCTATGCTCAAAGCCAAGAGACAACCTCAAGGCACTGCGGAAATATCTCAACCACCCAGCAGCTTTACTACTGCGGATACATCTGCTTTAACCTCCGAGATTGAACTCTTAAAACTTAAAATTGCCAAACTGGAAAAAGAATCTGAACAAATGAAGAAACAATTCAATCAGTTGGTTGGGTTTATTAAGCAAAAGCTGAGATAG
- a CDS encoding RNA polymerase sigma factor, RpoD/SigA family: MTTVKLVENNNYSVDILSNEDSEFIKEDLKLVEAEFSLENQYGAEVGSRRKLPLEDNIGAFFKEMARYPLLTAEEEIILANDVKLLLQVENTRQKLAQEQKEPTKAELSQAMGLQSERQLDLLLYRGKVAKRKMIRSNLRLVVSIAKRYLNRGVPFLDLIQEGAIGLNRATEKFDPNKGYKFSTYAYWWIRQAITRTIANDARTIRLPIHIVEKLNKLKKAQRNLKQKLQRNPSEIELAKELKTSTSQLRQLLELRRQSLSLNHRVGKAEDTELVDLLEDSDLQLPEERMNETMMRQEITDVLDDVLTQREKDVICLRYGLSTSQAYTLEEVGGMFSLSRERVRQIQSKAMRKLRRPQVARRLKGWLN, from the coding sequence ATGACTACAGTGAAATTAGTAGAAAACAATAATTACAGCGTAGACATCTTAAGCAATGAAGATTCGGAATTTATCAAAGAAGATTTAAAGCTGGTTGAAGCAGAATTTTCTTTAGAAAATCAATATGGTGCTGAAGTTGGGAGTCGGCGCAAGCTTCCTTTAGAGGATAATATTGGGGCTTTTTTCAAAGAAATGGCTCGCTATCCTTTATTAACTGCTGAGGAAGAAATTATCTTAGCTAATGATGTCAAGCTATTGCTTCAGGTGGAAAATACTCGACAAAAATTAGCGCAAGAGCAAAAAGAACCTACCAAGGCTGAATTAAGCCAAGCAATGGGATTACAATCAGAACGACAGCTAGATTTGCTGCTCTACCGAGGAAAAGTAGCCAAGCGTAAAATGATTCGCTCCAATTTACGTCTGGTAGTCTCCATTGCCAAACGCTATCTTAATCGCGGTGTGCCTTTTCTAGATTTGATTCAAGAAGGTGCGATCGGTTTAAATAGAGCTACTGAAAAGTTCGATCCCAATAAAGGCTATAAGTTCTCTACCTATGCCTATTGGTGGATTCGTCAGGCAATTACCCGCACTATTGCCAATGATGCTCGCACAATTCGTTTACCCATTCATATAGTTGAAAAGCTCAACAAGCTTAAAAAAGCCCAGCGTAACCTTAAACAAAAGTTACAGCGCAATCCTAGCGAAATTGAATTAGCTAAGGAGCTAAAAACATCTACTTCGCAGTTGCGTCAACTTCTAGAGTTGCGTCGCCAATCTTTATCCCTCAATCATCGCGTTGGTAAAGCAGAAGACACAGAGTTAGTCGATCTATTAGAAGATAGCGATCTACAGCTTCCTGAAGAGCGGATGAATGAAACCATGATGCGTCAGGAAATCACTGATGTTTTAGATGATGTATTAACACAGCGGGAAAAAGACGTGATTTGTTTGCGTTACGGTTTATCTACCAGCCAAGCTTACACCCTAGAAGAAGTAGGGGGAATGTTTAGTCTATCTCGTGAAAGAGTACGTCAGATTCAAAGTAAAGCTATGCGGAAGCTACGTCGCCCTCAAGTAGCTCGCCGTCTCAAGGGATGGTTGAACTAA
- a CDS encoding fatty acyl-AMP ligase translates to MSSQPNSNIVKILQQRVISQGEDTAYIFLEDGENKEIILTYQELEAKAKAIALSLQQVVDPGSRALLVYPYSGGLEFITAFFGCLYAGVVAVPCHPPKNRLTTVEVQTRIVSAGAEVVLTESSLFSKLKTQLSKWGYAWLHCLNTDKINQTQVDDWTLPKINADTLAFLQYTSGSTGEPKGVIITHGCLMQNQEMLKQAFDHTKDLVGVGWLPLFHDMGLIGNVIQPIYIGAFCVMISPISFVQKPIRWLQAISKYKATTSGAPNFAYDLLCDRVTKEQAAQLDLSSWSVAFCGAEPVQTATMELFSRKFASCGFKSTAFYPCYGMAEATLIITGGDKVKSPTVKYLDKIALEENKVVIADKLQPVTTTIVSAGYPWLDGKIAIVAPDFLTECAVNEIGEIWFSSSSVGQGYWQLPAKTQETFQASLNGQGKYLRTGDLGFIDHGELYITGRLHDVLVFWGLNHYPQHIEQTVEQCHPGLKPNCGAAFSIEVEGKARLVVAQEIERTYRQFLVMDEVVAAIRWQIFQEHFIDIYGIVMLKPGRIPKTSSGKVQRNACKAMFLDGSLEVWSQWYLSNIKKSDVTGLFQRYTNPITYLKMLSAIARGKIRRWLYLLSNSTISFGQKSGNN, encoded by the coding sequence ATGTCTAGTCAGCCAAACTCTAACATCGTTAAAATATTACAGCAGCGAGTCATATCTCAAGGCGAGGATACAGCGTATATTTTTCTTGAGGATGGTGAGAATAAAGAAATTATACTGACCTATCAGGAGTTAGAGGCTAAGGCAAAAGCGATCGCGCTTTCACTACAGCAAGTCGTCGATCCTGGCTCTAGAGCTTTACTGGTATATCCTTACAGCGGTGGCTTAGAGTTTATTACGGCATTTTTTGGCTGTTTGTACGCGGGGGTTGTGGCTGTACCCTGTCATCCGCCTAAAAACCGCTTAACTACCGTAGAAGTACAGACCCGCATTGTCTCTGCGGGTGCAGAAGTAGTATTAACTGAATCTAGTTTGTTTAGCAAGCTAAAAACTCAGCTATCTAAGTGGGGATACGCTTGGCTACATTGTTTAAATACAGACAAAATCAATCAAACTCAAGTTGATGATTGGACTCTACCAAAAATAAATGCCGATACTTTGGCTTTCTTACAATATACCTCTGGCTCTACAGGCGAACCAAAGGGAGTAATAATTACTCACGGGTGTCTAATGCAAAACCAAGAGATGTTGAAACAGGCTTTTGATCATACCAAAGATTTAGTAGGTGTGGGTTGGCTACCTTTGTTTCACGACATGGGCTTAATTGGTAACGTGATCCAGCCTATATACATAGGTGCGTTTTGTGTGATGATCTCTCCCATTAGCTTTGTGCAAAAGCCAATTCGTTGGCTACAGGCGATAAGTAAATATAAAGCAACTACCAGCGGTGCGCCAAATTTTGCCTATGATTTATTATGCGATCGCGTCACGAAAGAACAAGCAGCGCAATTAGACCTGAGTAGTTGGTCAGTGGCGTTTTGTGGCGCAGAACCAGTGCAAACAGCAACTATGGAGCTATTTAGCCGTAAATTTGCTAGCTGTGGCTTCAAGTCAACGGCATTTTATCCCTGCTATGGCATGGCGGAAGCTACTCTAATAATTACAGGCGGAGATAAAGTCAAGTCGCCTACGGTGAAGTATTTAGACAAGATTGCTTTAGAAGAAAATAAGGTAGTTATTGCCGATAAATTACAGCCAGTCACAACTACGATAGTTAGCGCGGGTTATCCTTGGTTAGATGGCAAAATTGCGATTGTTGCTCCTGATTTTTTAACCGAATGTGCAGTCAACGAAATAGGGGAAATTTGGTTTTCCAGTTCAAGTGTGGGACAAGGATACTGGCAGCTACCAGCCAAAACCCAAGAGACTTTTCAAGCAAGTTTAAATGGTCAAGGTAAATATCTGCGTACTGGAGATCTAGGCTTCATCGATCATGGAGAATTATATATTACTGGTCGTCTTCATGATGTGCTTGTTTTTTGGGGCTTGAATCATTACCCTCAACATATTGAACAAACAGTAGAACAATGTCATCCTGGATTAAAACCTAATTGTGGTGCTGCTTTCTCGATTGAGGTAGAGGGAAAAGCAAGATTAGTGGTTGCTCAAGAAATAGAGCGCACTTATCGCCAATTTTTAGTTATGGATGAAGTGGTAGCAGCTATCCGTTGGCAGATATTTCAAGAACATTTTATCGACATTTACGGTATTGTAATGCTTAAGCCAGGACGGATACCCAAAACTTCTAGTGGCAAAGTTCAACGCAATGCCTGCAAAGCCATGTTTCTTGACGGTAGTTTGGAGGTTTGGTCACAGTGGTATTTAAGTAATATCAAAAAGAGTGATGTAACAGGGTTATTCCAAAGATATACTAATCCGATCACCTATCTTAAAATGTTATCGGCGATCGCCAGAGGCAAAATACGCCGTTGGTTGTATTTACTCAGTAACTCCACAATCAGTTTTGGGCAGAAATCAGGGAATAATTAA
- a CDS encoding universal stress protein: MFKTVLFPIELTREARKAIELTANMVKFHNSKLTILSVVETDDRGAMSSEEQVAKLLQEAKLFFAQQGIVAETVEKSGIPAFTICDVADEINADLIIMGCRGLGLIDEEAAMDSATNRVINLANCPVLVIS; the protein is encoded by the coding sequence ATGTTTAAGACTGTTTTGTTTCCCATAGAATTAACAAGAGAGGCTCGCAAAGCGATCGAGCTTACGGCAAATATGGTCAAGTTTCATAATAGCAAGTTAACTATATTATCAGTAGTCGAAACCGATGATCGAGGAGCGATGAGTTCAGAAGAACAGGTAGCTAAGTTGCTCCAAGAAGCTAAATTGTTTTTCGCCCAACAGGGAATTGTTGCTGAAACTGTAGAAAAATCAGGAATTCCCGCTTTTACTATCTGCGATGTTGCCGATGAGATTAATGCAGATTTAATTATTATGGGTTGTCGGGGTTTGGGGTTGATTGATGAAGAAGCTGCAATGGATAGTGCAACCAACCGCGTCATTAATTTGGCTAATTGTCCTGTATTGGTAATTAGTTAG
- a CDS encoding UvrD-helicase domain-containing protein, translated as MWINFEQSLGQRLELEQLNQEQDRSKNLRSKGAAIVRGAAGSGKSLVLRNRVKKLAEDYNKILILTYNRFMNSWLKSNLEANKVESFECLTFHQWAYRNLKYSYDDDVSKLVELARKCPKRYQAILIDEAQDFPDEWFQALLEVLDRRTNALFIVYDNTQSVYGQSHRRKSDWSWKSLGINIPGGRSQVFELNYRNSPEILELAWKFIAPALATAEIRVEKKERDETGKVIHTPSISSVIEPKKKHSRSSGIKPLLLEVYYEDMPDKIAAQVQEALEVHGESSIGILVHPQAKDLKQEISKELTKLNLEHHAPESSGDRDRNVVNRPFVIVDSWNALKGVEFDAVIIAGIDSLSAYKLEEKEISFEAKAGLYTAITRAKDHLIMLYENKDQVVLEIEAALNSPDCLSEG; from the coding sequence ATGTGGATTAATTTTGAACAAAGCTTAGGGCAAAGATTAGAACTTGAACAGTTAAATCAAGAACAAGATAGGTCTAAAAATTTGCGTTCTAAAGGTGCAGCAATTGTCAGGGGTGCTGCTGGATCTGGTAAGTCTTTAGTATTGAGAAATAGAGTTAAAAAGTTAGCTGAAGATTATAATAAAATTTTGATTTTGACCTACAATCGCTTTATGAATAGCTGGTTAAAATCTAATTTAGAAGCCAACAAAGTTGAGAGTTTTGAATGCTTAACTTTTCATCAGTGGGCATATAGAAATTTAAAATATAGTTACGATGATGACGTTAGCAAACTGGTAGAATTAGCTCGTAAATGTCCTAAAAGATATCAGGCAATTTTAATCGATGAGGCACAAGATTTTCCTGATGAATGGTTTCAAGCTTTATTAGAAGTTTTAGATCGGCGAACTAACGCTTTATTTATTGTTTATGACAATACTCAATCGGTTTATGGACAATCTCATCGACGCAAATCAGATTGGAGTTGGAAAAGTTTAGGCATCAATATTCCTGGAGGGCGATCGCAAGTTTTTGAGCTTAACTATCGTAATTCTCCAGAAATTTTGGAACTTGCCTGGAAGTTTATTGCCCCAGCCTTAGCCACAGCCGAAATAAGAGTAGAAAAAAAAGAACGAGATGAAACTGGAAAAGTGATTCATACTCCTAGTATTAGTAGTGTAATTGAACCTAAGAAAAAACATTCTCGTAGTTCAGGTATTAAGCCTTTATTACTCGAAGTTTATTATGAAGATATGCCAGATAAAATTGCTGCTCAAGTTCAGGAGGCTTTAGAGGTTCATGGTGAATCTTCAATTGGTATTTTGGTGCATCCTCAAGCTAAAGATTTAAAACAAGAAATAAGCAAAGAATTAACCAAGTTAAATCTAGAACATCATGCTCCTGAAAGTTCAGGCGATCGCGATCGCAATGTTGTTAATCGTCCCTTTGTAATTGTTGATTCTTGGAATGCTTTAAAAGGTGTAGAATTTGATGCAGTAATTATTGCTGGAATAGATAGTTTATCTGCATATAAATTAGAAGAAAAAGAAATTAGTTTTGAAGCTAAAGCGGGGTTATATACAGCGATAACAAGAGCAAAAGATCACTTAATTATGCTCTATGAAAATAAAGATCAGGTTGTCTTAGAAATTGAAGCTGCTCTTAATTCTCCTGATTGTTTGTCAGAAGGTTGA